One segment of Abditibacteriaceae bacterium DNA contains the following:
- a CDS encoding ankyrin repeat domain-containing protein: MKHIHALGIAGTLLYSTGAAIAQSPPAAKPAAPKAATPKAAAPAKAPVDPKLAQIRDFIAAIRNGETAKVRQFLATKTIDVNVADRNGSTALMQAAAAGWVDICGLLLDAGANVNAVDKDKFSPLLIAAYSGHEPVAALLIARGADRDARDNKGHTLLMAAAFSRQPAVMKLLLAFKPDTKVRDNSGFGALTVAAGANNLDNVRLLLDARADPNETSNAGFTPLMQASASRTPEVVKLLLDRGAKVNAQAAKGSTALLVASYAGNTDIVKMLLDRGADVKARNDLGHTPLLGAAFRGNLQVAEMLLGRNPPIDAPTEAGITPLMQAAHGGHKAVVHLLLSRNADFKVRTKTNLTAMMLAASMGHEDVVKVLLQAGADINETDDSRQTALRWAQKRNQEEVVALLLSAGAREIEPLALNARPENNNDASNNTERSE; this comes from the coding sequence ATGAAACATATCCATGCCCTGGGCATTGCAGGCACGTTGCTGTATTCAACGGGCGCGGCCATTGCGCAGAGTCCTCCTGCTGCTAAACCCGCTGCGCCCAAAGCGGCGACTCCAAAAGCAGCAGCGCCTGCCAAAGCGCCGGTTGATCCGAAACTGGCCCAGATTCGTGATTTTATCGCCGCGATTCGCAATGGTGAAACGGCGAAAGTACGCCAGTTTCTGGCGACAAAGACCATTGATGTCAACGTCGCTGACCGCAACGGTTCGACGGCACTGATGCAAGCCGCTGCCGCTGGTTGGGTCGATATCTGCGGCCTGTTGCTTGATGCCGGTGCCAACGTTAATGCAGTGGATAAAGACAAATTTTCGCCTCTGCTCATTGCCGCGTATTCGGGTCACGAGCCCGTCGCAGCGCTGCTGATTGCGCGCGGCGCCGACCGCGACGCGCGCGACAACAAAGGCCACACCCTGCTGATGGCTGCGGCGTTTTCGCGTCAGCCCGCCGTAATGAAATTGCTGCTGGCATTCAAGCCCGACACGAAAGTCCGCGACAACTCCGGTTTCGGCGCGCTGACGGTTGCGGCCGGAGCGAACAATCTGGACAATGTGCGTTTGCTGCTCGATGCCCGCGCCGACCCAAACGAGACTTCCAACGCCGGTTTTACGCCGCTGATGCAGGCGAGTGCTTCCAGGACACCGGAAGTTGTGAAGCTGTTGCTCGACCGGGGCGCCAAAGTCAATGCGCAGGCGGCGAAAGGCTCGACTGCGCTGCTGGTGGCTTCCTACGCGGGTAATACCGACATCGTAAAAATGCTGCTCGACCGGGGCGCGGATGTCAAAGCGCGCAACGATCTTGGGCACACGCCGCTTCTGGGCGCGGCGTTTCGCGGCAATCTGCAGGTCGCCGAAATGCTGCTCGGCAGAAATCCACCAATCGACGCGCCCACTGAAGCCGGCATCACGCCACTCATGCAAGCGGCGCATGGAGGCCACAAAGCGGTTGTGCACCTGCTGCTCAGTCGCAACGCCGATTTCAAGGTGCGAACGAAAACCAACCTGACGGCGATGATGCTCGCAGCCAGCATGGGACACGAAGACGTCGTAAAAGTGCTACTCCAGGCCGGAGCGGACATCAACGAAACCGACGATTCGCGCCAGACGGCTTTGCGCTGGGCGCAAAAGCGCAATCAGGAAGAAGTCGTCGCGCTTTTGCTGAGTGCCGGAGCCAGAGA